In Sphingopyxis sp. CCNWLW2, a single window of DNA contains:
- a CDS encoding mannitol dehydrogenase family protein — translation MRLSAQTPLPASIQAPAYDRAAQAAGIVHIGIGAFHRAHQAVYTDDAMRAGDRDWGIIGVSLRSGDVAAQLNPQDGVYTVSARSVAGSELRVVGAVRHVLVASDDPQAVVDAIAAPTTHIVSFTVTEKGYLRRPDGSLDLAEAAGSRSLYRFVAAGLAARKAAGLPGLTLLSCDNLANNGAVLHGLMRAYLAAYHPDLSAWFDGECTCPATMIDRIVPATTEADRAEVEAALGVRDEGAVVTEAFSQWVIEDDFAGPRPRWEKVGAELVADVAPYETAKLRMLNGAHSALAYIGLGTGHAFVHQAIVDPAIRPVIERLMREEAAPTIDAAPGQDLAAYADALLDRFANPALNHRLIQIAMDGSQKIPQRWLETLAWHQARGQRCSSLETAIAAWIAFLRSDHSIDDPLADQLREAAAGPDAMERLFDKGGLIASEWRPEASAT, via the coding sequence GTGAGGCTGTCCGCGCAAACGCCGCTTCCGGCGTCGATACAGGCGCCGGCCTATGACCGCGCCGCGCAGGCGGCCGGCATCGTCCATATCGGCATCGGCGCGTTCCACCGCGCGCATCAGGCGGTCTACACCGACGATGCGATGCGAGCAGGCGACCGCGATTGGGGCATCATCGGCGTGTCGCTCCGTTCGGGCGACGTCGCGGCGCAACTGAATCCCCAGGATGGGGTCTACACGGTGAGTGCGCGCAGCGTCGCGGGAAGCGAATTGCGTGTGGTTGGCGCGGTCCGGCACGTGCTCGTCGCCTCCGACGATCCGCAGGCCGTGGTCGATGCGATCGCAGCACCGACGACGCATATCGTCAGCTTCACCGTCACCGAGAAGGGCTATCTGCGGCGTCCCGACGGATCGCTGGACCTTGCTGAGGCTGCCGGCAGTCGCAGTCTCTATCGCTTCGTCGCGGCGGGGCTCGCGGCGCGCAAGGCCGCGGGCTTGCCGGGGCTGACGCTGCTCAGCTGCGACAATCTGGCGAACAATGGCGCGGTGCTGCACGGCCTGATGCGCGCCTATCTCGCCGCGTATCACCCCGACCTTTCAGCGTGGTTCGACGGCGAATGCACGTGCCCCGCAACGATGATCGACCGCATCGTCCCCGCGACGACCGAGGCCGACCGCGCAGAGGTCGAAGCTGCGCTCGGCGTGCGCGATGAGGGCGCCGTCGTCACCGAGGCGTTCAGCCAATGGGTCATCGAGGATGATTTTGCCGGCCCGCGCCCGCGCTGGGAAAAGGTGGGCGCCGAGCTTGTCGCCGATGTCGCACCCTATGAGACCGCAAAGCTGCGCATGCTCAACGGCGCGCATTCGGCGCTCGCCTATATCGGACTTGGGACAGGGCACGCGTTTGTCCATCAGGCTATCGTCGACCCGGCGATCCGGCCAGTGATCGAGCGGCTGATGCGCGAGGAAGCCGCGCCAACGATCGACGCCGCGCCGGGACAGGACCTCGCCGCCTACGCCGATGCCTTGCTCGACCGTTTCGCCAATCCGGCGTTGAACCACCGGCTGATCCAGATCGCGATGGATGGCAGCCAGAAGATCCCGCAACGCTGGCTCGAAACGCTCGCCTGGCATCAGGCCCGTGGGCAACGTTGCTCCTCGCTGGAAACGGCGATTGCTGCATGGATCGCCTTCCTACGCAGCGATCACTCGATCGACGACCCGCTTGCGGACCAGCTGCGCGAAGCGGCGGCCGGTCCTGATGCGATGGAGCGGCTGTTCGACAAGGGCGGCCTGATCGCGTCCGAATGGCGGCCGGAGGCCTCTGCTACCTAA
- the uxaC gene encoding glucuronate isomerase, giving the protein MTRPFQLHPDRLFPSDPAQRDICRRLYAEVANLPIVSPHGHTDPAWFAGNASFGNAAEFLLHPDHYAFRMLYSQGISLDALGGRNKGADPRESWRIFAQNYHLFRGTPTRMWMDWVFAEAFGFDVQFAGETSDLYYDLITEKLATDAFRPRALYDRYGIEVIATTESPLDTLEHHAAIRSANASGEWSGRVVTAYRPDPVVDPEFEGFHDNLARFSDLSGEDAYSYAGYLAAHRNRRAFFAEMGATSTDHGHPTAATADLSETQAEALFARVTGDSASAADAELFRAHMLTVMAGMSLDDGLVMQIHPGSFRNHNPWLFEHYGRDKGADIPTSTDYVHALRPLLGRYGNEAGLTIILFTLDETSYARELAPLAGHYPALKLGPAWWFHDSPEGMRRFRSHTTETAGFYNTVGFNDDTRAFLSIPARHDVARRIDCGFLAQLVAEHRMEEWEAAELAVDLSYNLAKAAYKL; this is encoded by the coding sequence ATGACCCGCCCGTTTCAGCTTCATCCCGACCGCCTGTTTCCGTCCGACCCGGCGCAGCGCGATATTTGCCGGCGCCTTTATGCCGAGGTCGCGAACCTGCCGATCGTCAGCCCGCACGGGCACACCGATCCGGCGTGGTTTGCGGGTAACGCATCGTTCGGCAATGCCGCCGAGTTCCTGCTGCATCCCGACCATTATGCGTTCCGGATGCTCTATTCGCAGGGCATTTCGCTCGATGCGCTGGGGGGCCGTAACAAGGGCGCCGACCCGCGCGAAAGCTGGCGGATCTTCGCCCAAAATTACCATCTCTTCCGCGGCACGCCGACGCGGATGTGGATGGACTGGGTATTCGCCGAGGCCTTCGGCTTCGATGTGCAATTCGCGGGCGAGACGTCGGACCTCTATTACGACCTGATCACCGAGAAACTCGCGACCGATGCCTTCCGCCCCCGCGCGCTGTACGACCGGTACGGGATCGAGGTGATCGCGACGACCGAAAGCCCGCTCGATACGCTCGAGCACCACGCGGCCATTCGCAGCGCCAACGCAAGCGGCGAGTGGTCGGGGCGGGTGGTTACCGCCTATCGGCCCGACCCGGTGGTCGATCCCGAATTTGAGGGTTTCCACGACAATCTGGCGCGCTTCTCCGACCTCTCGGGCGAAGACGCCTATAGCTACGCTGGCTATCTCGCTGCGCACCGCAATCGCCGCGCCTTTTTCGCAGAGATGGGCGCGACCTCGACCGACCACGGCCATCCGACCGCGGCGACCGCCGACCTGTCGGAGACGCAAGCCGAAGCGCTGTTCGCACGCGTCACCGGGGACAGCGCGAGCGCCGCCGACGCCGAGCTGTTCCGCGCGCATATGCTGACGGTGATGGCGGGGATGAGCCTCGACGACGGGCTTGTCATGCAGATCCATCCGGGCAGTTTCCGCAACCACAATCCTTGGTTGTTCGAGCATTATGGCCGCGATAAGGGCGCCGATATTCCCACGAGCACCGACTATGTCCATGCGCTGCGCCCGCTGCTTGGACGCTATGGCAATGAGGCAGGGCTGACGATCATCCTCTTCACGCTCGACGAGACCTCTTACGCGCGCGAACTCGCGCCGCTTGCGGGCCATTACCCTGCGCTGAAGCTTGGTCCCGCCTGGTGGTTCCACGACAGTCCCGAGGGGATGCGCCGCTTTCGCAGCCACACGACCGAGACCGCGGGCTTCTACAACACCGTCGGTTTCAACGACGACACGCGCGCGTTCCTGTCGATCCCCGCGCGCCACGACGTGGCGCGGCGCATCGACTGCGGCTTCCTCGCGCAGCTCGTCGCCGAGCATCGCATGGAAGAGTGGGAAGCCGCCGAACTCGCCGTCGACCTGAGCTACAATCTCGCCAAGGCGGCGTATAAGCTGTGA
- a CDS encoding MFS transporter gives MTQAITAGSAPPVPRTGRYRWLIVALLFAATTVNYIDRTMLGLLAPVLGDEMRWSENDYGNIVMAFQAAYALGFLLMGWLIDRFGPKIGYSIAIAIWTIGHVAHGFAGSIASFMAARVILGVGEAGHFPAVVRASSEWFPQKERAYAIGWVNSATTIGVILTAPTIWLFMVWAGFDWRQTFIYTGAFGAILLILWLWLYSNPRESGKVSDAELAWIEHDPPEQVSRLGWSKIVTKREAWAFAVAKFLIDPVWYLMLFWLPKYFASTYDVDLKVVLLPMIIMYLLSDVGSIAGGWLSSKLIQRGRTPNFARKLTMVIAGCFVLPLLFVTGLDNMWLAIVLIGLALAGHQAFSSTILSIPPDMFPKRAVGSVIGLGGFMGGIGGMIMAKSTGLVLDATNGNYTIIFAVCTTVYFLAVLALHLLSPRLAPITVESEGTPA, from the coding sequence ATGACGCAGGCCATAACAGCGGGATCGGCGCCGCCGGTGCCCAGGACGGGGCGCTATCGCTGGCTGATCGTCGCGCTGCTGTTCGCCGCAACGACGGTCAACTATATCGACCGCACGATGCTCGGCCTGCTGGCGCCCGTCCTTGGCGACGAGATGCGGTGGAGCGAGAATGACTATGGCAACATCGTCATGGCGTTTCAGGCCGCCTATGCGCTCGGCTTCCTGTTGATGGGCTGGCTGATCGACCGTTTCGGTCCCAAGATCGGCTACAGCATTGCGATCGCCATCTGGACGATCGGCCATGTCGCCCATGGTTTCGCGGGGTCGATTGCCTCCTTCATGGCCGCGCGCGTCATCCTCGGCGTCGGCGAGGCGGGGCATTTCCCCGCGGTCGTTCGCGCGTCGAGCGAATGGTTTCCGCAGAAGGAACGCGCCTACGCGATCGGCTGGGTCAACAGCGCGACGACGATCGGCGTCATTCTGACCGCGCCGACGATCTGGCTGTTCATGGTCTGGGCGGGTTTCGACTGGCGTCAGACCTTCATCTACACCGGCGCATTTGGCGCCATCCTGTTGATATTGTGGCTGTGGCTCTACAGCAATCCGCGCGAGAGCGGGAAGGTCAGCGATGCCGAACTCGCGTGGATCGAGCATGATCCGCCCGAGCAGGTCTCGCGCCTCGGCTGGTCGAAAATCGTCACCAAGCGCGAGGCATGGGCGTTCGCGGTCGCGAAATTCCTTATCGACCCCGTCTGGTATCTGATGCTGTTCTGGCTGCCCAAATATTTCGCCAGCACCTATGATGTCGACCTCAAGGTCGTGCTGCTGCCGATGATCATCATGTACCTGCTTTCCGACGTCGGCAGTATCGCGGGCGGCTGGCTCTCCTCGAAGCTGATCCAGCGTGGACGCACCCCCAATTTCGCGCGCAAGCTGACGATGGTGATCGCCGGTTGTTTCGTCCTGCCCCTGTTGTTCGTCACGGGCCTCGACAATATGTGGCTGGCCATCGTCCTGATCGGTCTCGCGCTCGCCGGGCATCAGGCCTTTTCGTCGACGATCCTGTCGATCCCGCCCGACATGTTTCCCAAACGCGCGGTCGGGTCGGTGATCGGACTCGGCGGCTTCATGGGCGGCATCGGCGGCATGATCATGGCCAAGTCGACCGGGCTGGTGCTCGACGCGACAAACGGCAATTACACGATTATCTTCGCCGTGTGCACGACGGTTTATTTCCTCGCCGTGCTGGCACTCCATCTCCTCAGCCCGCGCCTCGCGCCTATCACTGTCGAAAGCGAAGGCACCCCCGCATGA
- a CDS encoding sugar kinase, with amino-acid sequence MGRFVAFGEILLRMSPPGRKLLLQTPRLDVWIGGAEANVAVALARLGHDTAIVSAVPDDPLGDAAVSALRGHGVDCSAVARRPGRMGVYYAVSGAGLRATNIIYDRAHSAFADASAADWDWDRLLAGAGRLHLSGITPALGPGGTAAAFAAADAATRLAIPISFDGNYRARLWESWDGDARAILSRLVGLADILFGNHRDIALLLGRDFGDDGPARRRTAADAAFDAFPRLALIASTARHVEDVDHHRLAARIDTRDGFAQTEEIRVAGIVDRIGTGDAFAAGVFDALLRDQSIAVAAQTGLALAVLKHSLPGDASLFGRSDIEAFLSEGFDVRR; translated from the coding sequence ATGGGACGCTTTGTCGCCTTTGGCGAAATCCTGCTGCGCATGTCGCCCCCGGGGCGCAAACTCCTGCTCCAGACGCCGCGGCTCGACGTCTGGATCGGCGGCGCCGAGGCCAATGTCGCGGTCGCGCTCGCGCGGCTCGGCCACGACACGGCGATCGTCAGCGCCGTCCCCGACGATCCGCTCGGCGACGCGGCCGTCTCAGCGCTGCGCGGGCACGGCGTCGATTGTTCGGCCGTCGCGCGGCGGCCCGGGCGGATGGGGGTCTATTATGCCGTGAGCGGCGCCGGTTTGCGCGCCACCAACATAATCTACGATCGCGCCCATTCCGCGTTCGCCGACGCCTCCGCGGCGGACTGGGACTGGGACCGGCTCCTCGCCGGCGCCGGCCGTCTGCACCTGTCGGGGATCACCCCGGCGCTGGGCCCCGGCGGAACGGCAGCGGCCTTCGCGGCGGCGGACGCCGCGACGCGGCTTGCTATTCCGATCTCGTTCGACGGCAATTATCGTGCGCGCCTGTGGGAAAGCTGGGACGGCGATGCCAGGGCCATCCTGTCCCGGCTGGTCGGCCTGGCGGATATCCTGTTCGGCAATCATCGCGACATCGCGCTCCTGCTCGGCCGCGATTTCGGCGATGACGGGCCGGCGCGACGACGGACTGCGGCGGACGCGGCATTTGATGCCTTTCCCAGGCTGGCGCTGATCGCCTCGACCGCGCGCCATGTCGAGGATGTGGACCATCATCGCCTCGCCGCGCGGATCGATACGCGCGACGGCTTTGCCCAGACCGAGGAGATCAGGGTTGCCGGTATCGTCGACCGCATCGGCACCGGCGACGCATTCGCTGCGGGCGTGTTCGATGCGCTGCTGCGCGATCAATCCATCGCTGTCGCGGCGCAGACCGGGCTGGCCCTCGCCGTGCTGAAGCATTCGCTTCCCGGCGATGCGAGCCTGTTCGGGCGATCCGATATCGAAGCCTTCCTGAGCGAGGGTTTCGATGTCAGGCGATAG
- a CDS encoding FadR/GntR family transcriptional regulator has product MESKRLYERVSTDIAAKIEAGEYPIGARLPSERQLAQSYDVSRPTVREAIIALEVDGMVEVRKGSGVYVTAISHADVDGPSADVGPFELLEARRQIEGEVAALAAGRITDDQLAELRTLVKAMGDAGGDSARAEVADRQFHELIASASLNSAFVAVVESLWDMRARSSLYRLLSSKAHIAGVTPSVAEHEDIVLALEARDPAAARAAMQKHLGRALEALLEATEVHEVELARKRVADERSRYAQ; this is encoded by the coding sequence ATGGAATCAAAACGGCTCTACGAACGCGTATCCACCGATATCGCGGCCAAGATCGAGGCGGGGGAATATCCGATCGGTGCGCGGTTGCCGTCGGAGCGGCAACTCGCCCAGTCCTATGACGTATCGCGGCCGACGGTTCGCGAGGCGATCATCGCGCTCGAGGTCGACGGGATGGTCGAAGTACGCAAAGGATCGGGCGTCTATGTGACGGCGATATCGCATGCCGATGTTGACGGCCCCTCCGCCGACGTCGGTCCCTTCGAGCTGCTCGAAGCGCGCCGTCAGATCGAGGGGGAGGTTGCCGCGCTCGCGGCCGGACGGATCACCGACGACCAGCTTGCGGAGCTCCGTACGCTCGTAAAAGCGATGGGCGATGCCGGCGGCGACAGCGCGCGCGCCGAGGTGGCCGACCGCCAGTTCCACGAACTGATCGCCAGCGCGAGCCTGAACAGCGCCTTCGTCGCGGTCGTGGAATCGCTGTGGGACATGCGCGCCCGCTCTTCGCTCTATCGCCTGCTCAGCAGCAAGGCGCATATCGCGGGGGTGACCCCGAGCGTTGCCGAGCATGAGGACATTGTCCTCGCGCTGGAAGCGCGCGACCCGGCGGCGGCGCGCGCAGCGATGCAAAAGCATCTGGGCCGCGCGCTCGAGGCGCTGCTGGAGGCAACCGAGGTGCACGAGGTCGAACTGGCCCGAAAGCGGGTCGCTGACGAACGGAGCCGCTACGCCCAGTAA
- a CDS encoding Gfo/Idh/MocA family protein, with amino-acid sequence MTDTNRRDLLGLGLTAGLAAGFAADALAQSAARGDAPTEGALARPAPEAKYRVPFAVIGLDHNHIYGITDAVIRGGGVLTTFHATDPKQIAMFRARYGDIALARSEDEILGNPAIKLVCSAAIPGLRAPLGIRVMRAGKDYLSDKAAITSLKQLADVRRAIKETGRKFAIMYSERLEVPAAVMAGQLVHDGAIGRVIQTVNLAPHRLAATSRPGWFWDTARNGGILTDIGSHQADQFVYLTGSKRAHVVASQTGNFAHPEHPAFEDFGDMVLTGDGGTGYVRVDWFTPDGLPTWGDGRLFILGTEGTIELRKYVDIAGRPGGNHLLIADRKGVRYLDCSKVPLPFGPQFVTDIVEGTSVAQDQEGALLAAELVLTAQAHAKPARQQATL; translated from the coding sequence ATGACCGATACCAACCGGCGCGATCTTCTGGGGCTTGGCCTCACCGCAGGGCTGGCCGCGGGCTTCGCGGCCGACGCGCTGGCGCAGTCCGCGGCGCGCGGCGATGCGCCGACCGAGGGCGCACTCGCACGCCCGGCGCCCGAGGCGAAATATCGCGTGCCATTCGCGGTGATCGGGCTCGATCATAATCACATCTATGGCATCACCGACGCCGTGATCCGGGGTGGCGGCGTTCTCACGACCTTTCATGCGACCGATCCCAAGCAGATTGCGATGTTCCGCGCGCGATACGGCGATATCGCGCTGGCGCGTTCGGAAGACGAGATTCTGGGCAATCCCGCGATCAAGCTGGTCTGCAGCGCAGCCATCCCCGGGCTGCGAGCGCCGCTGGGCATCCGCGTCATGCGCGCGGGCAAGGATTATCTCAGCGACAAGGCGGCGATTACCTCGCTGAAGCAGCTTGCCGACGTTCGCCGCGCGATCAAGGAGACCGGCCGCAAATTTGCGATCATGTATTCCGAACGGCTCGAAGTGCCCGCGGCGGTCATGGCGGGGCAGCTTGTCCATGACGGCGCAATCGGGCGCGTCATTCAGACCGTCAACCTCGCCCCGCATCGACTGGCCGCGACATCCCGGCCCGGCTGGTTCTGGGACACGGCGCGCAATGGCGGGATCCTGACCGATATCGGCAGCCATCAGGCCGATCAGTTCGTCTATCTGACGGGCAGCAAGCGGGCGCATGTCGTCGCATCGCAGACCGGCAATTTCGCGCATCCCGAACATCCGGCGTTCGAGGACTTCGGCGATATGGTGCTGACCGGCGACGGCGGCACGGGCTATGTCCGCGTCGATTGGTTCACGCCGGACGGTTTGCCGACCTGGGGCGATGGCCGTCTCTTCATTCTCGGCACCGAGGGCACTATCGAGCTCCGGAAATATGTCGATATCGCCGGCCGGCCCGGCGGAAATCACCTGCTGATCGCCGACCGGAAGGGTGTTCGTTATCTGGACTGTTCCAAAGTGCCTCTGCCATTTGGCCCGCAGTTCGTCACCGACATCGTCGAAGGGACATCGGTGGCGCAAGACCAGGAGGGGGCGTTGCTCGCCGCTGAACTGGTGTTGACGGCGCAGGCGCATGCCAAGCCCGCGCGGCAACAAGCGACCTTGTAA
- a CDS encoding Gfo/Idh/MocA family protein translates to MTDKDFDLSRRSFIDRVLMATAGAGMAAATPWASAAVGAAPVAKSDRVRLGVIGTGDRGRGLIQNIAKTRNCTVAAICDNFELHLAKGRALVDASTRAFTDHRAMLDAGGLDAVVIATPLDLHKQQSFDAFDAGLHVWCEKAMARTIDDCSAMVKRSQDSGKVLQIGHQRMFKPTYLNAVRRAKEGEIGSLTQIRASWHRQSSWRRPVPAGATDRQINWRLYRDSSAGLMTELATHQIQVSNLFFDAVPTRVMGSGSICFWKDGREVYDHVALIYEYAGGRKLIYTSLLNNARYGCEEQIQGSKGTIEPELGRIYKELPPKELALLRMQADVASGKKRAVPIGGATWFAELPVTTPGEPLGWGEYDETMLQFEGFGEAVRTGKPLPGLLSQAYHASVASLLGEQAMDSGQVMAWPTSLVAI, encoded by the coding sequence ATGACTGACAAAGATTTTGACCTGTCACGGCGATCGTTCATCGACCGCGTGCTGATGGCGACGGCTGGCGCGGGGATGGCCGCAGCGACGCCCTGGGCAAGTGCGGCGGTCGGCGCAGCACCGGTGGCAAAGAGCGATCGCGTACGGCTGGGGGTGATCGGCACGGGCGATCGCGGCCGGGGATTGATCCAGAATATCGCCAAGACCCGCAACTGCACCGTGGCGGCGATCTGCGACAATTTCGAGCTGCATCTGGCAAAGGGGCGCGCGCTGGTCGATGCGTCGACGCGTGCCTTCACCGATCACCGCGCGATGCTCGATGCGGGCGGTCTCGATGCGGTGGTGATCGCGACCCCGCTCGACCTTCACAAGCAGCAGAGCTTCGATGCGTTCGACGCCGGGCTCCATGTGTGGTGCGAAAAGGCGATGGCGCGCACGATCGACGATTGCAGCGCGATGGTGAAACGGTCGCAGGACAGCGGCAAGGTGCTGCAGATCGGCCATCAGCGCATGTTCAAACCCACCTATCTGAACGCGGTCCGCCGCGCGAAGGAGGGTGAAATCGGATCGCTGACGCAGATCCGCGCCAGCTGGCATCGTCAAAGCAGCTGGCGCCGGCCCGTTCCCGCCGGGGCCACCGACCGCCAGATCAACTGGCGCCTGTATCGCGACAGTTCGGCGGGGTTGATGACCGAACTGGCGACGCACCAGATTCAGGTCAGCAACCTGTTCTTCGACGCCGTACCGACCCGCGTGATGGGATCGGGCAGCATCTGTTTCTGGAAGGACGGGCGCGAGGTCTATGACCATGTCGCGCTGATCTATGAATATGCGGGGGGCCGCAAACTGATCTACACCTCGCTGCTGAACAACGCGCGTTATGGCTGCGAAGAGCAGATTCAGGGCAGCAAGGGGACGATCGAACCCGAACTCGGTCGCATCTATAAGGAACTGCCGCCGAAGGAACTGGCGCTGCTGCGGATGCAGGCCGACGTCGCGAGCGGGAAAAAACGAGCGGTCCCGATCGGCGGCGCAACCTGGTTCGCCGAGCTTCCCGTCACGACCCCCGGGGAGCCGCTTGGCTGGGGCGAATATGACGAGACGATGCTGCAGTTCGAGGGCTTTGGCGAGGCGGTGCGGACCGGCAAGCCGCTGCCCGGCCTGCTGTCGCAGGCCTATCACGCGAGCGTCGCCTCGCTGCTTGGCGAACAGGCGATGGATAGCGGTCAGGTGATGGCCTGGCCGACGTCGCTGGTCGCTATCTGA
- a CDS encoding FAD:protein FMN transferase, which produces MADVVRFASMGTRVELHRFGAGDDDALTAAQRAIEAVDDALTIHRPSATTALNERLMAGQGAAIDDALLFDALVTIEELHASTLGLFDPAADRRFVSAGWGAIAFDRAAARIEISHPVALDFGGFGKGFALDRACAVLREKGVVSACLSAGESSIAVVGEHPLGGGWPFAISHPLRPNEILVELELTDESVSISSTVGAGTNAPERAAMIRPTDATIVSAPRCTVAVDRLGAHAEAMSTALLVADENRAERLLNGDRTRRFLFDFPRGAAIPDQSARMSFND; this is translated from the coding sequence ATGGCCGACGTTGTGCGCTTTGCTTCGATGGGGACGCGCGTCGAACTGCATCGGTTCGGTGCGGGTGACGACGACGCGTTGACGGCGGCGCAGCGCGCGATCGAGGCGGTCGACGATGCGCTCACGATCCACCGCCCGTCGGCAACGACCGCGCTCAACGAACGCCTGATGGCGGGGCAGGGGGCTGCCATCGACGATGCGCTCCTGTTCGATGCGCTGGTCACGATCGAGGAATTGCACGCCTCGACGCTCGGGCTGTTCGATCCCGCGGCCGATCGCCGGTTCGTGTCGGCGGGATGGGGCGCCATCGCATTCGATCGCGCCGCCGCGCGGATCGAGATATCGCATCCCGTCGCGCTCGATTTCGGCGGGTTCGGCAAGGGCTTCGCGCTCGATCGCGCCTGCGCCGTCTTGCGTGAAAAGGGTGTCGTATCGGCGTGCCTGTCGGCCGGGGAGAGTTCGATTGCCGTCGTCGGCGAACACCCGCTTGGCGGCGGCTGGCCGTTCGCGATTTCCCACCCGCTGCGCCCCAACGAGATTCTGGTCGAACTCGAACTCACCGACGAATCGGTATCGATCTCGTCGACCGTCGGTGCGGGGACGAACGCGCCGGAACGCGCCGCGATGATCCGCCCGACCGATGCGACGATCGTGTCTGCGCCGCGCTGCACGGTTGCGGTTGACCGGCTTGGCGCGCATGCCGAGGCGATGAGTACCGCTTTGCTCGTCGCCGATGAAAATCGGGCGGAGCGTTTGCTGAACGGCGACCGGACGCGCCGTTTTCTATTCGATTTCCCCCGGGGAGCGGCGATCCCCGATCAATCTGCCAGGATGAGTTTTAATGACTGA
- a CDS encoding Gfo/Idh/MocA family protein codes for MIDRRTMLKGAAATLGATMSARSYAQIKGANDRLRVAVVGVNGRGQAHMSAFAKLPNVTVTHFVDVDSAILAKRAGEFAAKGHPAPKIVGDYRRLLDSKDVDIVSVATPDHWHAKLAIDSMNAGRHVYLEKPIGIAPAEGEALIAAQRRTGRQLQVGNQQRSSVETRQLVDMVRAGELGEVYEAQTWYANNRGSIGKGQEIAPPANLNWDLWQGPRPRGPYRSNLVHYNWHWFWKYGTGEICNNAMHELDIARWAMGLTYPTSVSTQGGRHFHRGDDWEMYDSLALDLIYDDGRAIRWNGQSCNGIKTYGRGRGVLLLGTKGSAIVDRNGFELYDLEGKLTREVKAPASSETTGTVGEGALDILHAGNLVDVIRGRASALASPIAEGHISTALCHLGNIAYRTSGALTIDPATGKPANADAMKLWSVDYEPGWEVKG; via the coding sequence ATGATTGACCGCCGTACGATGTTGAAGGGCGCAGCAGCGACGCTGGGCGCCACGATGAGCGCGCGCAGCTATGCGCAGATCAAGGGTGCGAACGATCGCCTGCGGGTGGCGGTGGTCGGCGTGAACGGCCGCGGGCAGGCGCATATGAGCGCTTTCGCGAAGCTGCCGAACGTTACCGTCACCCATTTCGTCGATGTGGATTCGGCCATCCTCGCAAAGCGCGCGGGCGAATTTGCCGCCAAGGGCCACCCGGCCCCCAAGATCGTGGGTGACTATCGCCGCCTGCTCGACAGCAAGGACGTCGACATCGTCAGCGTCGCAACGCCCGATCATTGGCACGCAAAGCTCGCGATCGATTCGATGAATGCGGGACGCCACGTCTATCTGGAAAAGCCGATCGGCATCGCGCCCGCCGAGGGCGAAGCGCTGATCGCGGCACAGCGCCGCACCGGGCGTCAGTTGCAGGTCGGCAACCAGCAACGCTCGAGCGTGGAGACACGGCAGCTTGTCGACATGGTCCGCGCAGGCGAACTCGGCGAAGTTTATGAGGCGCAGACCTGGTATGCGAATAATCGCGGGTCGATCGGCAAGGGGCAGGAAATCGCGCCGCCGGCCAATCTGAACTGGGATTTGTGGCAGGGACCGCGCCCGCGCGGGCCGTACCGGTCGAACCTCGTGCACTATAATTGGCACTGGTTCTGGAAATATGGGACGGGTGAGATTTGCAACAATGCGATGCACGAGCTCGACATTGCCCGCTGGGCGATGGGCCTTACCTATCCGACCAGCGTGTCGACGCAGGGCGGACGGCATTTCCACCGCGGCGACGATTGGGAAATGTATGATTCGCTCGCGCTCGACCTGATTTACGACGATGGCCGCGCGATCCGCTGGAACGGGCAGAGCTGCAATGGCATCAAGACCTATGGGCGTGGCCGCGGCGTGTTGCTGCTCGGCACCAAGGGGTCGGCCATCGTCGATCGCAACGGGTTCGAGCTGTACGATCTGGAAGGCAAATTGACTCGGGAGGTGAAGGCCCCGGCCAGTTCGGAAACCACCGGAACGGTCGGCGAGGGCGCGCTCGACATCCTTCATGCCGGCAATTTGGTCGATGTCATCCGCGGCCGCGCCAGCGCGCTCGCATCGCCGATTGCCGAAGGGCATATCAGCACCGCGCTCTGCCACCTCGGCAATATCGCCTATCGCACGAGCGGCGCGCTGACGATCGATCCGGCGACCGGCAAACCGGCCAATGCCGATGCCATGAAGCTGTGGTCGGTCGATTATGAGCCGGGCTGGGAGGTCAAGGGCTGA